The region CCTTCGGCGAGATCCCGCGCGCGACGAGTTCGGCCTCGAGCGGATTCGGCTCCAGCTCTGGTGCCTCGGGGACGTCCTCCGGCGATCCTTCCACGATGCCCCGCGCCGCCGACTTGGCCCTGACCAGCGTGATCGTCCACTGCCCGGACCCGACCCGCTTGAAGCGGGCATCGGCGTCCATGGGCTTGAGGAATCCCACCGCCGTGAGCTCGTCGATGGCCGGCTGGATCTTCTGCTTGAGCCGCCAGCACTCGTAGTTGCGACTCATCCCCACGTGTTCGCACGCGAGCGTCCTGAGATCGAAGGTCCACTCCGTCCGCTTGTAGAACCGCTTGTCGAGAAAGCGGTAGAGCTGCTTCGAGATGGCGCTCTTCAGCGAGAAGTACAGGCCGAGGTCGAGCTTCTTGAGGTTGTTCGCCTGGAAGCTCTTGAAGAACTCGGCGCTCCAGCGCACCGAGGATAAGGGCAGGGGGATCTGCCGGGCTTGGCACCCGCGCCTCTGCTCCTGCTCGATAACAGTTGCCGATTCCAGGATGTGGAAGCTGTAGTTGCCCTTGGTCCTCGTCTCGTTGTCCCACCACGCCTTCTTGTAGATCAGCGTCACCCCGACCCATCGGTTCAAGGACTCGGTGAGTCGGGTGTAGTAGTAGCCCCGATCCGGCCAGCCGAGCAGACGGATAAGCTCGTAGCGGGTGAAATGGACCTGGGTGCTCTGAAAGTTCGACTTGACCTTAGTCAGGTGGAGCAGGCCAATGATGACATCAACGTCGAGGGCGGTGGGAAGCCCCAACAGGTCACTGCCGGTGATCGTGAGCGTCTCGTCCTTGTCGTGGTAGACGACCGTCTTCAACTTGTTTGGGGCGCGGTCCGAGAGCAGCGCGATGGGATACTCCGCGAGGTTCATCTCGTCGCGGCCTTCGCGGTTCCGCGAGAGATCCGGGGGGGCGGCGAACGCCGCCGACGTCGCTGTGGAGGCCTCGTATGTTCCCATCGGTGTGCGTCCCTGGTGCGAAAAGAGCAACAACCAATTTCTCGAGGTTGTTGTCTTCTGGTTATAGGTTGAGAGGTTATAGGTTGGGGTTCCGAAAGTCAAAGATGTGGAATGAGTTAGAGGTTGAAAACCGCCCTCATCTTGCGGTAGACCCACACCTCGTCTTGCGGTGGGACCGCACCTCGTCTTGCGGTAAACCCACTCCCCGATTTGCGGTGCCGACCACCCCTCGTTTTGCGGCCTACCACTCCCCGGTTTGCGGTATTTCCACCCTCTATTTTGCGGTACGTCTCGGGAGTCGGCCGGGAAT is a window of Planctomyces sp. SH-PL62 DNA encoding:
- a CDS encoding replication initiator protein A; its protein translation is MGTYEASTATSAAFAAPPDLSRNREGRDEMNLAEYPIALLSDRAPNKLKTVVYHDKDETLTITGSDLLGLPTALDVDVIIGLLHLTKVKSNFQSTQVHFTRYELIRLLGWPDRGYYYTRLTESLNRWVGVTLIYKKAWWDNETRTKGNYSFHILESATVIEQEQRRGCQARQIPLPLSSVRWSAEFFKSFQANNLKKLDLGLYFSLKSAISKQLYRFLDKRFYKRTEWTFDLRTLACEHVGMSRNYECWRLKQKIQPAIDELTAVGFLKPMDADARFKRVGSGQWTITLVRAKSAARGIVEGSPEDVPEAPELEPNPLEAELVARGISPKVARELVAGYPESRIQLQIEQVDWVKKKGRRKIVDLGAYLAQAVRDDYARPDGFVSKAEKAERQKSELERRRREQAEARRKQELARRREKERAMVQLYWTELSADEREAFRAEALANADPDQLKVYREVESKRGPFAEAMWGFIRDRHVRSKLGLPAEENAE